GCGTTTTCTTCTGCATCTCCACACGGGCTTGCTCAGGCTGCCGGGCTTGACCCGCCATCAGCGCGACGAACGCTCCGACACCATTGCTGGCGAAACCATCGCGCACGAGATCATCGAGATCGCGGCCTCCTATGCGCACCCATTCGCCATCCTGCTCGACGATCTCGAAGTCATCCAGAATGACGCGATCACCGAATATCTGCAGCAACTGGTCAGAGTGCTGTCGCCGCAGGGTGTGCTGGTCATCGGCACGCGCGCCACGCCAGACCTCGGCCTTGGTGGACTTCGCGCAAGGGGCCAGCTTCTGGATATCAACCCGGCCGCATTGCGCTTCAGCGCGGAAGAGGCCGCCAGCTTCATCCGGGACAAGTGCGGGCTGCCGCTGCCGGACGGCGAGATCGCCACGCTATGGCGCTGCACCGAGGGCTGGGCGGCAGCCGTCTACCTGGCCACGCTCTCGCTGCGCGGACATCCCAATCATGCGGCGTTCGTCCGCTCGTTCTCGGGTACCAATATCGAGCTGGCCGAGTATCTGGCGGAAGACATCCTGATGGGGCAAAGCGAATCCTGCCGCGACTTCCTGCTACAGACCAGTCTGCTTGGCCAACTGTCGGCGCCACTGTGCGATGCCGTGACCGGACGGCACGACAGCCGCGAAATGCTGAGCTTCCTGGAGCGGAACAACCTGTTCATTACGCCGCTCGATGGCGAGCATCAGTGGTATCGCTATCACAGCCTCTTCGCCAGCTTCCTGCAGCATCGGCTGCAAGTGACCTATCCGGACAAGGCGCGCGCGCTGCATGTGGCGGCATCGCGCTGGTACCTGTCGGAGGATCGTCCCGTCCCGGCGATCGAGCACCTGCTGCAAGCCGGACTTGACGATGAGGCGCTGCCGCTGATCGCCATCCATACACCAGCCCTGTTCCAGGCGGGCCGCGTGCGACTGCTGGCGCGATGGCTCGACCGCATCGACCGCAAGCGCTTGCTCGCGGACCCCCATCGCATGGGTCTGGCCTATGCCTGGGTCCTGTTGCTCAATCGCCGCTATTCGGAAGCGATGCAGACGATGGCGGCGTTGCTTGCGGCGGATGTTCCCGCCGACCAGCAGGCGAAGATTGCCTTCGAGGTCGAGACGCTGCGATGTGTGCTGCTGGCGATGACCGACCAGATCGAAGCGTGTCTGGCCGCCGGCCTGGCGCATCTGGAGCGGATTCCCCCGGACGCGCCCTTCCGGTACGCCAGCGTGGTCAACTCGCAGGCGTTTTCGCTGGTGGCCAGTCATCGGTACGAGGACGCGCGCCGTGTGCTGTCGCGCCTGATGCCGGGTGCGAACGATGTGCGGACAGGATTCCAGCGCGGCATCGCGGATTCTCTCGAAGGCGTCATCGATCTGGTGCAGGGCCGACTCAGCAATGCACTTGCGCGGTTCCGCGCCGTCGCCGAGCGAGGCTGGAGCCCTAGCGAGGTGAGCAGTCTCAGACACGCCTTCCTTCCGGCATGGGCCACAGCCCTCTATGAGGCGAACGCTCTCGAGGATTGCGCACGCGTGCTGGCCGAAGCGATGCCCTACTGCAAGGGCTACGCGCCGCCGGACGCCATGATTGCCGGGTTCATTCTCTCGGCGCGGTTGGCGCTGCTGGGCGGCGACCGCGACCGCTGGCTGCGTATGCTGGCGGAGCTTGAGGAGATCGGCCGCGGCATTCAGTTGCCGCGCGCCATCTGTTCGGCCTGGCTGGAGCGCGTGCGCGTTGCCACGATCGAAGGCCGGCTCGATGCCGCCGATCAGGCGTTGCGCAGCGCCGAACTGCACGCCGACTGGGCCGCGAGTGACAGCTATGGCCATGCGAACGACATCGACTTCCCGGACTCGATCGGCTGGAGACTCGCGATCGCGCATGGCGAGCATGAACAGACCGCGTCAGAACTGGCCGATGCCATCGCGGTTGCCACCCAACGCCAGCGGCACTGGCGTGCACTGAAGCTCCGGCTTCTGCTGGCCATGGCGCTCGATGGCGCGGGCAGGCAGTCCGAAGCGTTCGAGCCGTTGACCGAGGCCATGCGGCTCGCCAGTCATGAAGGGCTCGTACGGACGTTCGTGGACGAAGGCGATCGTCTGGCGGATCTGCTAAGGCGATGGGCCGACGCGCGTGAAGCGGAGATCGTACGCGCCGGCATCGACCTTCAGTTCGTCCGCACAGTGCTTGCGCAGATTCCGACGCCATTGGCCGTGGCCGGCGAGGAAGTGAACAAGGCGCGCGGCGCTGCCATCGCGGAGCCTTTGACGACCCGCGAGCAGGAAGTCCTGCAGATGCTTGCCGCAGGCCATCGCAATCGCGTGATCGCCGAGAAAATGTTCGTGTCGGAGCTGACGATCAAGTCTCACCTGCGCAAGATCAACGCCAAGCTCGGCGCGCAGAGCCGCACGGAAGCCGTCGCCATCGGGCGTAGTCTTGGACTGCTTCGATAGCCACCGGCGGCGCTGCGCCACCATGATGCGCTCACGGGCGCGCCGTGCCAGTGAGCGCGGCCTCAGACTGGACGCTCGCCGATGATCGTCGCACGCATCATGCGACGCACAGCGGGGAAGTAGTCCTGCACCGCGTAGTGCTGGGTGGAGCGGTTGTCCCAGAACGCGATGGTGTTGGGTCGCCACTTCATCCGGACCTGATATTCGGGCACCGTGGCCTGCCGATAGAGGTACTGCAGCAGGTCGAGCTCGCCCAGGCGGAAATCCGCCCCCACGCGATACTGGATGTGCGCGCCATAGTTGGCCAGGTGCGTCACGAAGCCTTCGTTGACGTAGAGGATCTTCTCGCCGCTTTCAGGATGAGTGCGCACCACCGGATGCGTGGCGGGCGGGAACTTCTCGCGGTTGACAAGGCGCTCCTCGGCCGACATGCGCGCGCCGAACCCCGGCATCAGGTCATGCACCGCCTCGAGGCCCTCGATTCGCGCCTTCACATCGTCCGGCAGTCCGGCATACGCCTGGGCCATGTTGACCCAGATCGTGTCGCCGCCCATCGGCGGACATTCCACGCAGCGCAACATCGATCCCATCGACGGCACGGCACGCCATGAGACGTCCGAGTGATAGATGTTCTCGCGCCCCTTCGTATCCTTGTTCCCGCCCAGCAGCACCAGCTCGGGATGGTCGGGGTGATGTGGAAAGACCGGATGGACCTCGAGTTCGCCAAAGCGCCGGGCAAGCGCCACGTGCTGCGCGGGCGTAATGTCCTGATCGCGGAAGAACAGGACCTTGTGGCGCACCAGTGCCTGGCGCAGTGCCTGATAGGTAGGATCGTCCAGCGTTTCGCGCAGATCGATATCGCCGATCTCCGCGCCGATGACGGGCGTCACGGGGGTGATCGAGAACGGGGCTGCAATCTGTTCGGCAGCCGTTTGCTCGCGAGCGTTCATGTTGTCTCCGGTGGTTGAGTGAGTGGAGCGTGTGGGGATACCGGCTTACTCGAGCCGGATGTTGGCCGCGCGGATCGCGTCGGCCCAGTATTCCTGCTCGGCCTTGACGACGTCCGCGAATGCCGATGGCGTGCTGCCCTTGACGATGATGCCCATGTCCACCAGCCGCGCGCGCAGCGCATCGGACACGATCACGCGATTCACATCGCGACTGATCTTGTCGACCACATCGCGGGGCGTATTTGCCGGCGCGAAAAGGCCGATCCAGCCCTGTCGCTCCAGCCCGGCGTAGCCGGACTCCCGGAACGTCGGCACATCGGGCAGCAGTGGCGAACGGCTCCCGCCGGCCACGGCAAGCGGGCGCAACTTGCCAGCCTGCGCGTACTGACGTGCCGTGACCGCGCCAACCACGCCAGCGGGGATCTGCCGGCCGAGCAGATCGTTGACCAGCGGACCCTCGCCCTTGTACGGCACGTGCACCAGCGAGATGCCAGTGGCGCGAGCGAAGATTTCCATCTGCAGATGACCGCTCGAACCGAGGCCATAGGTGCCATAGGGTAGCGGCTGTCCCTGGCGCGCCACGTGCTCCGCGAACTCCTTCGCGGTGCGTGCCGGAAAATCCTGCTGCACGACCAGTGCCAGATGGGACGTAGCCAGTTCCGAGATCGGCGCAAAATCGCGCACCGGGTTGTAGGCGGCTTTGCCATACAGCGATGGCGCCTGCACGAGCCCCGTCAGCGCCATCAGCA
This genomic interval from Cupriavidus metallidurans CH34 contains the following:
- a CDS encoding LuxR C-terminal-related transcriptional regulator, which encodes MSAATSRKPGDSDTQRRGLVASKLVPPRALPNHLVRSRLVDVMVDAASARLILVRAAAGFGKTTLMQQYLERCQAGQRACVWLRCDAADNDLQRFLLHLHTGLLRLPGLTRHQRDERSDTIAGETIAHEIIEIAASYAHPFAILLDDLEVIQNDAITEYLQQLVRVLSPQGVLVIGTRATPDLGLGGLRARGQLLDINPAALRFSAEEAASFIRDKCGLPLPDGEIATLWRCTEGWAAAVYLATLSLRGHPNHAAFVRSFSGTNIELAEYLAEDILMGQSESCRDFLLQTSLLGQLSAPLCDAVTGRHDSREMLSFLERNNLFITPLDGEHQWYRYHSLFASFLQHRLQVTYPDKARALHVAASRWYLSEDRPVPAIEHLLQAGLDDEALPLIAIHTPALFQAGRVRLLARWLDRIDRKRLLADPHRMGLAYAWVLLLNRRYSEAMQTMAALLAADVPADQQAKIAFEVETLRCVLLAMTDQIEACLAAGLAHLERIPPDAPFRYASVVNSQAFSLVASHRYEDARRVLSRLMPGANDVRTGFQRGIADSLEGVIDLVQGRLSNALARFRAVAERGWSPSEVSSLRHAFLPAWATALYEANALEDCARVLAEAMPYCKGYAPPDAMIAGFILSARLALLGGDRDRWLRMLAELEEIGRGIQLPRAICSAWLERVRVATIEGRLDAADQALRSAELHADWAASDSYGHANDIDFPDSIGWRLAIAHGEHEQTASELADAIAVATQRQRHWRALKLRLLLAMALDGAGRQSEAFEPLTEAMRLASHEGLVRTFVDEGDRLADLLRRWADAREAEIVRAGIDLQFVRTVLAQIPTPLAVAGEEVNKARGAAIAEPLTTREQEVLQMLAAGHRNRVIAEKMFVSELTIKSHLRKINAKLGAQSRTEAVAIGRSLGLLR
- a CDS encoding TauD/TfdA dioxygenase family protein, whose product is MNAREQTAAEQIAAPFSITPVTPVIGAEIGDIDLRETLDDPTYQALRQALVRHKVLFFRDQDITPAQHVALARRFGELEVHPVFPHHPDHPELVLLGGNKDTKGRENIYHSDVSWRAVPSMGSMLRCVECPPMGGDTIWVNMAQAYAGLPDDVKARIEGLEAVHDLMPGFGARMSAEERLVNREKFPPATHPVVRTHPESGEKILYVNEGFVTHLANYGAHIQYRVGADFRLGELDLLQYLYRQATVPEYQVRMKWRPNTIAFWDNRSTQHYAVQDYFPAVRRMMRATIIGERPV
- a CDS encoding Bug family tripartite tricarboxylate transporter substrate binding protein, with product MDNARRRALRRLGWGMAGVAGMQIALPSRATPTYPSRAVRLIMPYAAGGTGDVVARLIAEGLAKTWQRPVVVDNKPGAGGMIGADLVAKSEPDGYTLLMALTGLVQAPSLYGKAAYNPVRDFAPISELATSHLALVVQQDFPARTAKEFAEHVARQGQPLPYGTYGLGSSGHLQMEIFARATGISLVHVPYKGEGPLVNDLLGRQIPAGVVGAVTARQYAQAGKLRPLAVAGGSRSPLLPDVPTFRESGYAGLERQGWIGLFAPANTPRDVVDKISRDVNRVIVSDALRARLVDMGIIVKGSTPSAFADVVKAEQEYWADAIRAANIRLE